A segment of the Phaenicophaeus curvirostris isolate KB17595 chromosome 20, BPBGC_Pcur_1.0, whole genome shotgun sequence genome:
TGAGGCATCCAGTCCCTGAAACTGCTGAGATGTTGTGCATGCGATGTGTTTTGTGTCTATCTTCAGTGCCCTTCCTTACCTTTCAAGCCCACTGGTATCTTCTGACTTCCCTTTAAGTTTCAGTTGGACTAAAATAACATGTTTCTACTTAAAATAACTATCAACTTTACCTGGGTAAATATGACTCGGCTTTCACAGCACaaaatatatatcatatatTTTGAAAGCTCCTGGCATATTAATTGTGCATGGATTAATGACTATGAATATTGAGAGGCTTATTCACGTTCTATCTAGTAAGCATATTCTTGGCATTCAAGTGTTATGTGTGCGTTTGTAgtttttttcccacctttttCCCGTGAAATTATATCGCAATGCACTAACATTGCAAAATACAGTACACTTTCATTTCTGGAGAATGTCAAATAGCTGTTTCTCAGACAGGATGTGTATCAGCTATTTAGGTTCCCAGTTCATCATTTGATGAAGCTTTAATaaaatctgctttgttttcctcaatTTGGCGTTGCCATGCAAAGGAGATTAAAGCATGACACGTGAACAAGGCACAATTGTTTAACTCTTGTGTTAGTGGCAATGGGTTTTTATGTGCTTTTTATGTAAAGTAGTGTGCTTCAATGATAAGGGGCTAAAGAGCTACTTAATTTACAAGCTGATATGTGGTCTGAAAGATGCCTTTAATTATTTGAATATTTACTTTTGGGTCtcgttttaatatttttaaattgctaaGCTCCAACCCCTCTAAAATATGAAAGTGTTTTATTGCTGAAGTGCACTTAAGTATTACTGCTTTTAACTTGCATTGCTGATGTTCCTTTCCTATTCCTACGttcctttccttgcttcctGAGCAGTCTCCTTCCAAATGGTATTGGAAATTAGTACCTGTAAGTGAACTACTTTTACACCAGTTGTCATCCACAAAATCATggctttttaaatttcttcagaGTGTTTGCTTCCATTACAGTGCTTCTTAGACGGTCTTTGAAAAAGAACTGTGTAGGGTGTCTGGTCATCAGGTGTAGTTTTCATAATGTGACTTTTGCATACTGTACGGCATACAGCATAATCACTTCACAGCAATTCAGAATCGTTCCAatggggcaggagctgagggatGTGGAGTGGCAGCAAAAGACTAGAAAATTAACGACAGTCAAAATGGTTGCGTTTACTGTTTTTGTTCCAAATAGGCAATTGAGCACAGCACTAAGGTGGTATAAAATCTGGTCAGTTTAAACGATTGCTGAATCCTTGAATCCAGTTAAGATGCCCAGGTATTTGCACTAGTGCGTTAAATAAAGCTCTTGCGCTGCTCTGGTGCAGGTTTGTAAATCTGTCAAAACTAGAACACCTTGCTCATTGAGGTGGGGTTAGAAACCAGTTCAAGCCCATCATGGCATTTGTTGGAATTATATGGTATATTAATGAGACTGAAGTTGGTGTGATGGGAGGAAAGGCAGTTTgaatatcaaaacaaaatactggttttttttgtggtgaagTGTGAAAGTAGAGTATCAATTCcactatatataaaaacataataaaatagtACTTCTACTATAGAAGCTTACTTACTTTTGGCTAAATTTCCTGGTTTTATATCAACTTGCAGAGGTTGCTCTTCGttcctttgctttccttagCCTTGACATCCCTTCTCCTGCACTTCCTGGATTTAGTGTTCATCATTTTCTCTCTGGGAAGATGAGCGCTGTTGTCTCGGTTGCAAATTCCAAAGAGCAGTGCATTTGGAAATGGCAGGCATGACCGGGCagtcccctgtccccacagtCTCTCTGCCTTTCCAGAGAAGGCTCAGTCCCACTCCTCTGCCTCACGATCCTTTATTTGTTTGAACCAAATGTATGGACTGCCTTAAAAACTTTAACTatctgaaataaaggaaatttgAGTGGGGACCTGCGGGCTAATAAAAACCTGGACAGAGCCTTATTTAATGACCTGTGCCAATACGTGATGAAGTACTGACCTAGTGCTTATCTAGAACTTAGGTTCTATTGTGCGTGGAGATCAAATCTGTATTTGAGGCACACATTTGATGGCCTGCTGAGGGAATCAAGTAGGTTTCTTTAGAGAGACAACTGGGTGAAACTAGAAGGAGCTACAGGAATGGGGCTGACCTGCAGGATATCATTGAGCACGTGGGTGGTAAAGGAATAAAGGGAGGTTATCTCACTGCTAGTTCAGTGCCACTGAGGTTATTCAGGTTTACTGACTGAATTTACAGTCTCCATAATAATTGTCAAACTGtgtctttctgtgtttctttttttgttttgtgacttttttaaaaatataactatCACTATTTCAGCAGCACCCATTTCTGCACTTTAATGCATACAGATATCATTAATTGTATGCATGGAGCGGAACAAACCACTAAACTCTGCTTGAATATAAGAAAGAATTCAGAATTTTTCAGTATAAAAGTCTGAATGATCTTTtccattctcttctccaagatGAGACTAATAGTTGAGACAATATAAGGAATTAAATCAAGTCCATAAAAAACCTCCTTGATCATAAATTTGTGTGTTTTCACCAAAGCTAAAATGaacatggatttttttagattttggTTCTCAGTATTGACTGTGGTtgatttaaatttcatttaagcctattggaaaggaaatatttgtatCTGCTTTGCATACAGGAGGAATTAAAGTTTAAGAAGGCATTTCTGAAGTTTATCTTTACTATGCTTACCTCAGCTCAGTGGATAATTGATGAACCTTTTGAGCTAACCAGTTCACCTTAGTGTGCCTACATATCTATTGGACTTAATGACCATATTTCCAGTGCATAATGGATGTTGCTAATGCAtttgatttgtttcttgtttgaaTAATCACCATCATATATCTCACTATTTCTTTTTGTGTAAGCCTGATCTGATGCATGCCATATCGCACTGCATGCTGGAACCAGTGGAATATGCTCGTGTGGTACAGTATGATTCACATTCATTACATACTTGTGGAGTGCTCCAGGCTGGGgaagaaataatttgcatttagtaaaaggagagggaagaataGCATTAGCATGTAGAGATAGCTTGTAGAATTACTTGTCTTTGCCAAGGAAACTGAACAGAGCATGTTTGTATTTGTGCAATGTGAAGAAATTAAACAGGTTCTTATTACTCTGATTCAatgggtgatttttttcttctgaacagatattttttctcagcctgtgctATCCTAAATCGACACCTATGAGCGTGTATGTTTGAGCAGAGAGCTTTTCCAGGTTGTCTTGGAAAGTGTATGGCACCCTTGGTAAAATCCACCTTTCCTCTGGTGATTAAATACATGCTCTATATCTGCAGCTTAGGCCAGAGCATCAGTCGAGATAGTCTGTTAGGTGCTAAGTGATATTAGTACACTAAACTGTGAAAGGAATCTTTCTCTGATGCTGAAAGGTATCTCTGTTAGGTTCTGGAGTGCATTGTTCTTTTGCTTGCCCCATCCCTTTGCTTCTCAAGCTTAGATGCAGCCCGCTAGTCCAGTTAGTGTGTGGATGCTTAGTAGATATCGACACTCAAACTTGTCTTGCAAAAACTGCAAGCGGCAATGCCAAGATCTGCTCTGTAGCTGACTGGCTTTAGCTACTCTTCAACCTTGCTCCAAATTACGTGAGGGCTTGGGGTGCTTTGCAGAGGAGTGTGAGATTGATCCATACTGAAATCATGGAGAGCTTTGCTGTTGATGTAAGAGGCCTACATGCTCCTCTTCCTGACAGTTTCTGGAAAGGGCcgtgtctttttcttttgcactaTATTATTCTTGTATACTGGCTTGCCAGGCTCTTGTTCTGAGTCCCTCAGAGAACTTTGCTGTCTGTGGAGATGGTGGCAAGTCTGTGGATGTAGGTAATGTATGAGAAATTGTGAGCTCATCTGGATTATTTTTTgctgtgtgtggttttgttgtttgttttcttcccaagCTTTAAGTGCTTTCATGTCATTTTCTGTGTCTCTTTCTTTGGATCTGCTGCATTCATGTATCTGTGTGGAAGGATTATGACTTAAATCACTTGTAATAAGTTAAAATGTGTGAATGTTGCGAGGAATTCAGCAGCATGGATTGCTTCTAGATTTGAGGAGGATGATTAAAAGGGAAGCACCATATTCAGAATTGGCTTCCATTGAGACAAGTACAACCTTGTAAATTGGAGTTAGAGCAGAATGCTTTAAAGGATCCACCATAAGGAGTTTTGAGTGCTTAACAGGAAttcctttttgtcttccttGTTAGCATCGTATGAGtgcttgttttctgttgttaGGTGCGTTATCGAAGAGACCATCTCTCAAGCAGGCAGTTACCTTACTTCCCTTTGCTTGAAGATTTGATGAAGGATGGCAGTGATGGTGCTGCTCTTCTCGCTGTGATACACTATTATTGTCCAGAGCAAATGAAACTGGATGGTACGTGAcaaaggtgtttaaaaaaaaaattaacatttcttcAGTCTTGGAAACTTCAACTAGGAATACATTaccaaataaaaacacagcacaTTTAATAGGTGGCGGAATCGACTCACATGGAATCTGCATAAAATCAGTGTATTTAAAAAGCAACCGCTCTGATTTTTTTACTTACTGTATTTAGAAGGGCCTGCCCTGTATGAGCTACAAAGTAATCCTTTCTTTTATAGATATAGATATGTCTTTCTTTGCTCAAATAACTGACCTTGGTTTCAAGAGATGATAAAAAAGGAATGCACATCCCCTCCTGTTAGTTGATAATTCTCCCATTGTTCTGTAGGAGTACAtaatttgacattttaaaatctagATTTCTCCCAGTCTTCAGCAGTTGTCACTCCTCAGCATTACAAACTTGAGTTCTCTTTCccacaaaatgtttttcttaataattCAATGTCCTCGTTGCATTTAACTTCTACAAATCAGCATTTGGTATTGGTTTTTAAATTCTCAGTTATGTTGTACCTTGCAGAGCTCCTGAGTGATTTCAGAATGAACCAGCACTGTTAATCCTAGAAGTAATTGTGTATGTTCTTTGTAGTCTGCTTACCTTTTCTGTCACAGTGATAGACAGAAGCTTGTGTGGATTgtaaaattaatgcaaaatttatgctgtgttttctgtgggttttttcctccttttcctgtcCCTCGAGTATTTAATGGGTAGAAAAATGTCACTGGTACTCAGTAAATCCGGAATGATGGTATATAAGCAGTCCGTGAAATTCCCGTATGTGGTATTTCTCTTGTGGATGGAAGGTTAATACATCGGAATAATGTCATAACttgcttttcctcatctttctaGATATTTGTTTGAAGGAGGTGACATCAATTGCAGACAGCCTCTATAATATTCAACTTCTGAGGGAATTCTCAAATGAATATCTAAACAAATGCTTTTACCTCACGTTGGAAGACATGCTATATGCTCCTTTGGTTTTAAAGGTAAGAAACATAgtgaaagatattttaaaataaaatgtggatAAATCATGGGTATTTCGTTATTGTAAGgaatgtttattctttttccgTTGTAGCCTAATGTCATGGTATTCATTGCGGAACTCTTCTGGTGGTTTGAGAACGTCAAACCAGACTTTGTACAACCCAGAGATATTCAGGAAATAAAAGACGGTAAGTTTTTAACTCTTGATAAATATTAGcaccttattttaaaaatacttacattACGATCAAAATGTTGCACAGTGCCGTTTTCTTTGGAGTTTTGTTTCTGCTCAAACTTTCTGCGTGCTGGGGGTCCTTGAAAGCAGTAAAAATGGAAGGAATGTTAGTTGTAGATATGCTTGAATTCTAATTTCTTCAATGACATGggtaatattttttccccctaaacgCACTAATTATTCACTTGTAACTTTCTTTCCATCAAGGTCaccataaaattttaaatagacTAGTGCTTAAGGTTTCATTTTAGGGCTGTATCGtacaattttcattttaatgtgcTGCAGTCCAAAAACTTCCTGttcttgttttgttattttaatggcTACTACAAGTTGTGTTAACATTATAAATATATGCACAGTTAAAACAGGGTTGCAGCAGAAGAGCAGTCGTCCACCCGTTCCTATTTCCAACGCAACCAAGCGAAGTTTCATGGCTAGTCCTGCTAGTACAACTCCAGCAGACTTGCAGCCCTCTACTCAGACAGGCCCTGAAGCTTGCAACAGATACTACCTGCACCCCGAGGAGCCTGACTATCTGTAAGTCTGGTTTTATGTTCTTTAGATTAATcgtacaatcatagaatcatttataTTGGAAAGGATTTTTAAGATTGTATGGTCCTTAATCCAGCACTACCAGGTCCGCCACTAAGTCGTGCCCCTAAGCACCACGTTCCCATGTCTTATAAACAACTTCAGAGATTTAAACAGTTTGATTTCAGGTGGTAGGTTTGCTTTTGTATTGTTATACGTGAAAACCTTTTACTCTCTTTAAGTAACTTCTTTAACATTGAAGTTAATTGTATTAAAAGAGAACAGGGGTAACTGTTACCAGTGTAATTTTTGCAGCTGtataatttctttcattataaaaaaacccaactctggTAGTAatgagcttttgcttttctgaattaGTGGCAAAGGAGGAAGCCCTGCCTTTAGCCCTTCCCATCCACTGCTGCCTTTGagacaaaagcaacaaaaatctTTGCAGGGAGAAGACAGCCCTGGTAAGTCTGCCTGGAATTGCATTTCAGCAGGCAGTGACCATCAATGTCAGTATAGCGATGAATGAAGATATAAGTTCATAAGTGTAAATAGTCTGAAATTGAGATAAGCTGCAATCAGCCAAGTGGTTAGCATGTTTAGTTTGAGTAAATCATCTTTATTTGcattaaaaccagaaagttactggatttttaaaaaaatattctttctcaaATGACCTTATTTCTCAGAATAGCAAGTGCAAGAAATTAAGACTAATAATCTCCATTGTGTggagaaaaaatgagaaggcTGTTTGTCAGATGCTGTGAGAACTTCCTTTTTAAGGTTGAGATGCTGACAGGGACAACAAATTTGTGTTGGAAATCTAAAAATTAGATGTGCATATGTGGTCACttttcattgtatttcttttaaccTCTGTGTGTGGTTAATATTTCAgcaaatctgttttctgctgcCACCTCTTGGTCAAACAGTTTATTATGTTTGctcttaaataaaattaaaagtgcTAGTCTAAAGATCATTTCTATACAGTTaaccattaaaaatatatttcaggtcATCGGCATCGTTCTAATTCTCTGACCCGTGTTGACGGGCAGCCACGAGGGTCAGTTCTTGCATGGCCAGAGAGGAAACCCAGGTAACAGATGCATTTAAGTGTTACAATACTTAAGTAATGAACAGATTATCAGTACTGTGACAATTTTATTGTAGTAATGTGGTATGACTTCCTTAGAACTGGACTGAGAACCActtggttttgttctcttttatgTGGATTTTCAGGTATGACTGACATTTTAGGATTGCGATTGAAAACACTCTAAACTTGATTTTCAGTAAGCACTGTGGAAAATTTAAGAATTTGTAGTTGTTGTTTAGTATTGCCGGTTGTTTTGATACAGGTTACATTTTTCAAATGGAGCAAAGATTTTAGCTGTATATATTATGGTTCTTAGTTCAACAAATTGTAACTTATTGTTCTTAAGTGTCATTaaactgttcttattttttctaGGCCTCTTTCTCAGCCAACACCATTTGCTGTTCATCAGACTGCCAGTAGTGATGTGGACCCTGGCTCTAGTGATACCATTAGTCTGGCTCGGTCCATCAGCAAAGACAGTCTTGCTTCAAACATCGTTAATGTAACTCCAAAAAATCAGCCCCATCCTCCATCATCAATGAAAACTAATGGGAAGAGCTTACTGAGCAATGTTGAAATCgaggatgaagatgaagagCTTGTTGCAATTATCAGGTCTGAAGAAAGGCCAAACCGTGGTGATCCCGAATTGCCGAATGCGTCAACCAGGGTACCCAGCATAGTTGCAACTGCGTGGTCTCCAAAAACAAACAGCGAGACTTCAGAAAGCAAACCAGAGAGTTTTTACTTGGAGCCCTTAATGCCTGCAGTTCTAAAaccagcaaaggaaaaacagatcATCAATAAAGCGGATGAATGTGGGGAGGGGAAACAAAGGAGTTTTATAACAAAGAGATTAAATGAGGGACACTTGCCTTTGATCCGCAAGAAAACAAGTAGCAGTCATGTTGACCATGACCTCAATAGAACTTTTACTCCCATTTCTAGTTCTGATTTCACTCCAGTTACAGATCCTGGTACTACAGACTCAGTGACACTGGTGGAGGCAGGGCTGGAAGCTTCCAGACCTTTAGCTACTAGCAGTTTAGATCCTTCCACTCAGGAGCTCTCCACTGGGGGTTTTTTCCTTCATGCTGCTAAATCTGATGATAATATAGCAGGTAAAGTCAATATAAGCTATGTGAAAAGTCTCAATTCACATGTTCCAGATACCCCATGGACTATGGTGAGACACGATTCTGATTCAGATCTGTTAGACATAGAAGATGCTGAGCAGGATTTGGGAGTCATAGATGACCATCCTATAGTTGCTAAATACATTGGTGAGGAAGAATCTGCAAAATTGCAAGAAGATATGAAGGTAAAAGAACATGAGGATAAGGATGATGCTAGTGGTCGCTCCAGCCCATGTTTGAGTACAATTTCTCAAGTTAGCAGCGTGTCAATGGCGAGTGGGAGTGTCCGAATGACCAATTTTGCAGAACGAAAGCTTCAGAGGCTTAACAGCTATGAAACAAAGTCCAGCACGAGTAGTTCACAAAAGACCACTCCAGATGGATCAGAAAGCTGCCCAGCGCCGCTGACCACGTGGAAACAAAAGCGAGAACAAAGCCCTAATAGACAAAATAAAGATAATGTTAATCTTTTAGCTTCTGAGTTAGTGCAGCTTCATATGCAAttggaggaaaagagaagggcaATAGAAGCgcagaagaagaagatggaagCCTTATCAGCGAGGCAGCGACTGCAGTTGGGCAAGGCAGCCTTCTTGCATGTTGTTAAGAAAGGGAAATCTCCTGATGTTCCACAGCCTCTTAAATCAgagcattttggaaaagaatatTCTCGGCACAACGGTGAAGACTTAGATGAAGTTTCCTTGGGTTCCAAATCTGAGGAGTTTcttggaaaggaggaggagagagaagaaatactTAATGATTCTCAAGAAGTAACAAAAGCGAAAATGCAAGAAAGCATAGTTTTTGCTGAGCAACATAAACCAAAAGACTCTGCTGCTATAcatgatttggaaaaaaataaaattatttctgttgccCTCCTAGAAGACAGCGTGACTGACGTGGACATAAATGAATGTGATCTTTCTATTGAAAAACTGAATGAAACAATCAGTACCCTTCAGCAAGCTATATTAAAGATTTCTCAGCAGCAGGAACTACTTATGAAATCTCCATCAGTGCCATCACCAGGAACCAGAAGTAGCTCTCAGGACCAAAAGGTAAAACCATCAATTCATTTTGTTGAGCCTCTGTCTCCAACTGGAATGAACAGTCTTCGTAAACCACCTCGGTTTGGTCAAGGAAGGACTCCTCGGTCAGGAAGACCAGCTGATCTAAAAGTCGCTAAAGATAGACAACAAAATTCAGCACGTGTTAAAACTCCAACACCAAGTCTAGAAACCTTACCGCATTTAAGACCATTTCCGTCCAATAGCTTGTCAAAGACACCAGCAGAAATCAGCTTGGAAGGTAGTCCTGATCATGGAAGTGGTTCTCAAGAAAAGTGTTTCTTTGATACCTATAGACTTCATGATGAGAGCAATCAACGAGCACTCATTCTCTCCACCTCCAAGgatgcaaatattatttctgaaatgagcAAAGAGGTGAATAACAGCTTCAAGGAAACAGAGCTGAATTCTTCTGATggctcaggaaaagaaaatgttccagTGGATGAGCCACTGAGAAGCAAGGCTAGTCTCATTGAAGTAGACTTGTCCGACTTGAAAGCTCCAGATGACGGAGAACTTGAAAACCAGGATAGCTCTGCAGATATAATTAGTGAAGGTGATCAGAAGTCTGGTGTAGGTTTTTTCTTCAAGGTAAATACACCACCTTTCTATGTTTAGTTACATTTGCCCAGCGTTAGAACAGATTTTGTCCACTTAATTCTTCAGTCTTCTGATGGAATGCAGTGCGTTTTGGTtgcaatattaatatttttaagaaatgccTTGGAGAAGAATTGCTTGTGAAAAGTAAGTTTTTGACTTAATGTATGAAATCCTGGTTCTTGTTAACTTTACTAGGAACCAGGATtaaacttgcttttcttctcttttgcttaggtttttttttctgagagagaAACATGCATATATGTACATACATGTAAATACTTGGCATAAAAGAGCCACACAATGCAAGGGTAGAATTCGCTGGTTTGAAATCCCAGCATTCTGTGAACCTCTAtaaactgaaaaacaatttgAACAGAACACAGGTATCTGATAAAAGCCTGCTGAACAGGTTTGAAAACTTGTCAGGGAGCCAAGCATCCAAACTGGGTTGGTTTTGGCATTCACATCCAAATTTATCTGATTTTGAGCAGCCTAAAAGTCAAGGGCTCTAATGGAGGATTTTGTTACGTGGTTGTAGATGGAGGTGAAAAATCAGATGATTCAGTGCTTGGTGGGAAGAAATTACTGTTTTTCATGCAGCTTTTGTTTTGATCCTGTGATGGTTGTGAATAGGGCTTATGAGGAAAATGGATTACATTTAAGTaatgtttctcattttgcaCCCAACTGTGCCATGAGGGAATGGTTGTTGTTAAGATGTTGGGGTTTAGATACAGCGGTGTTTCTTATATTATTGGGTTGAGTGTTCTTTAAATAATGTGTCTACTCCTTCTACTGAACTGCTGTCGGAACATCGAGCAGATAAATTTATGTTTAGCAAGGATTATTGTAACTATCTCAAATGTGCTGACATGacaatactttcttttttcatttctttcatttctcttccaaGAAAGTAGAGCTAGGCTGTCTCAGTCTCAGCGAATTAACTTCCAGTTTTACATAGCGTGATTAATATTGACTGACTCAAAGTTATTGTTATGCTGGGGTTCTTTGTGCTGTCCATTCTAAGCCCATGTGGTAATTTCATTGTACTTTACCCTTTTGTTAAGGTTTTGTGGTAAATAAGCATACTTAAAAACAAGTCAGAGTTAGAtgagatacatttttttctcctctcagaCTTAAGTGAACACTGAAATTGTCCCTTAATTCTTTTTTCACAATACAGTTCTGATTTACTCATTGATTCTGAAAACCTAAAGGTTTCCAAAAGAAATAGCTTATGTTTCCTAGGGATTCCAGGAAGTTTTTAGGAAATATCATGGTGTCCAGCTTAGtatattttcttccattctttAAAATGCTCTATCCTTATGAATTTTGCAGGATGAACAGAAAGCGGAAGATGAGCTCGCGAAAAAACGTGCAGCATTCCTTTTGAAACAGCAACGGAAAGCAGAAGAGGCTCGGATTCGGAAGCAGCAGTTGGAAGCTGAAGTTGAACAAAAAAGAGATGAAGCTCGGTAAGgatacttcttttttctctaagaTGAGGAAGATTAATATATGGTGAATATAATGTGTTTGCTTTGCAGTCGCAAAGCTGAGGAGGACCGAATAcggaaggaagaagagaaggctcgaaGAGAACTTATCAAGCAAGAATATctaaggaaaaagcagcagcaaattcTGGAGGAGCAAGGGCTTGGAAAGCCCAAATCAAAGCCCAAAAAACCCAGGCCAAAGTCGGTCCATCATGAAGAATCTTACAGTGATTCAGGGACGAAGTGTTCTTCCACGCGTAAGAAGTTTGATTTGTTTGCTTGTGCTGCTACTGCAAATCTGCTTTCACAAAGCGTTTCACgtttttgcttttatgttgtAGCTGATAATTTGAGCAGTGCTCAGTCTGGTTCCAGTCTGTCTTTGGCCTCGGCAGCAACAACTGAACCTGAAAGCGTACACTCTGGTGGCACGCCGTCTCAGAGGTAAAGAGAgaccagtcccaccccctgccactggatcaggggctccaagccccatccaacctggccttgaacccctccagggatggggcagccaccactgctctgggcaacctgggcgagggcctcctcaccctcacaggagaacatttcttcctaagatctcatctcagtctcccctcaaaaccgttccccctcgtcctagcCTGttctccctgatcaagagcccctccccagctttcctggagcccctatcagtgctggaagctgctctaagttctccctggagccttggGATTCAGTGTTGTTAGATTCGTTTCATTGGCATGGAGGAGCAATAGTAATTAGTGAATCCATCTTCTGTTTTATGTCGCTGCCAACTCCAGTGTTCTGTACAAACTtgcaattttgttttgttttctcccaaAGGAATAGTAGACTTTTGCTTTGATAATCTAGCAGGGAGAATCTGACTATTTTGGGGGAGGAAAATAGACAACAGCCTGTTCCGTTCAGGACCAATGACTGGTGAATTTATTTAAGATAGGTAGGAAAAATACCCTGAATCTTGATGTATCttttcttattacttttttctttctcccaacAGAGTTGAATCTATGGAATCATTACCGATACTGAGCAGAAATCCTAGCAGGAACACAGAAAGAGACTGGGAGAATGCTTCAACAGCATCTTCTATTGCTTCAGTGGCAGAATATACAGGTATTTGTTTTAGTTTCACTATTTGTTACAAATAACAGGTTGTAAAAAGCTGTGATGTATTTGATGTGATGCGCTGCTGTTTTTGAGAAGTTGTCAAGTGTATTTTGCTCTGTTTAATAGCTCTAAAAGTGAGTTATTGTAGAATAATatttaaggtgttttttttctactctgaaTGAAAATCTTAGTGTTCATAAATGcacagcaaataatttttacttactTATTTTCTTTAGGTCCAAAATTATTTAAGGAGCCCAGCAGCAAATCAAACAAACCTATTATTCACAATGCTATCTCTCATTGCTGTCTTGCTGGAAAAGTCAATGAACCGCATAAGAATTCAATATTAGAGGTAAACATTAAAATACACAGTGTGTCTGTAATGCTCATTTCATAATCCCTCTGTAGCCTGGTATTTAACGTTGTTTCCTAAAATGTACCTGTATGGAGAATCCCTTCCTTCCCGTGACTGCGTGGACT
Coding sequences within it:
- the CAMSAP1 gene encoding calmodulin-regulated spectrin-associated protein 1 isoform X4; protein product: MVDVDVCTGGESTRRKMDALTDSAVEIVPLELYDSARAKIAANLQWICAKAYGIDNVPEELKDPFYIDQYEQEHIKPPVIKLLLSSELYCRVCSLIQKGDQVAALQGHQSVIQALSRKGIYVMESDDTPVSESDLGCAPIKMSSHMAMIDALMMAYTVEMISIEKVVASVKRFSTFSASKELPYDLEDAMVFWINKVNLKMREITEKEIKLKQQLMESPGHQKSPSKWYWKLVPPDLMHAISHCMLEPVEYARVVRYRRDHLSSRQLPYFPLLEDLMKDGSDGAALLAVIHYYCPEQMKLDDICLKEVTSIADSLYNIQLLREFSNEYLNKCFYLTLEDMLYAPLVLKPNVMVFIAELFWWFENVKPDFVQPRDIQEIKDVKTGLQQKSSRPPVPISNATKRSFMASPASTTPADLQPSTQTGPEACNRYYLHPEEPDYLGKGGSPAFSPSHPLLPLRQKQQKSLQGEDSPGHRHRSNSLTRVDGQPRGSVLAWPERKPRPLSQPTPFAVHQTASSDVDPGSSDTISLARSISKDSLASNIVNVTPKNQPHPPSSMKTNGKSLLSNVEIEDEDEELVAIIRSEERPNRGDPELPNASTRVPSIVATAWSPKTNSETSESKPESFYLEPLMPAVLKPAKEKQIINKADECGEGKQRSFITKRLNEGHLPLIRKKTSSSHVDHDLNRTFTPISSSDFTPVTDPGTTDSVTLVEAGLEASRPLATSSLDPSTQELSTGGFFLHAAKSDDNIAGKVNISYVKSLNSHVPDTPWTMVRHDSDSDLLDIEDAEQDLGVIDDHPIVAKYIGEEESAKLQEDMKVKEHEDKDDASGRSSPCLSTISQVSSVSMASGSVRMTNFAERKLQRLNSYETKSSTSSSQKTTPDGSESCPAPLTTWKQKREQSPNRQNKDNVNLLASELVQLHMQLEEKRRAIEAQKKKMEALSARQRLQLGKAAFLHVVKKGKSPDVPQPLKSEHFGKEYSRHNGEDLDEVSLGSKSEEFLGKEEEREEILNDSQEVTKAKMQESIVFAEQHKPKDSAAIHDLEKNKIISVALLEDSVTDVDINECDLSIEKLNETISTLQQAILKISQQQELLMKSPSVPSPGTRSSSQDQKVKPSIHFVEPLSPTGMNSLRKPPRFGQGRTPRSGRPADLKVAKDRQQNSARVKTPTPSLETLPHLRPFPSNSLSKTPAEISLEGSPDHGSGSQEKCFFDTYRLHDESNQRALILSTSKDANIISEMSKEVNNSFKETELNSSDGSGKENVPVDEPLRSKASLIEVDLSDLKAPDDGELENQDSSADIISEGDQKSGVGFFFKDEQKAEDELAKKRAAFLLKQQRKAEEARIRKQQLEAEVEQKRDEARRKAEEDRIRKEEEKARRELIKQEYLRKKQQQILEEQGLGKPKSKPKKPRPKSVHHEESYSDSGTKCSSTPDNLSSAQSGSSLSLASAATTEPESVHSGGTPSQRVESMESLPILSRNPSRNTERDWENASTASSIASVAEYTGPKLFKEPSSKSNKPIIHNAISHCCLAGKVNEPHKNSILEELEKCDANHYIILFRDAGCQFRALYCYYPDTEEIYKLTGTGPKSITKKMIDKLYKYSSDRKQFNVIPAKTMSVSVDALTIHNHLWQAKRPAVPKKTQSRK